caggtcatgatcccagggtccctggggaCCCTGTTCAGTCAGGgagtccctgcttgtgttttgaTGTGTacatcaaaaatgtaaaaagaaataagtgaaattaaatttTAGTCTATGCTATTTAACTGAATATATCCAAAGTATTGTCATTTCAGTACATAACcagtaaaaaatattaatgagataCATTgcacctcatttttttaaaatatgagtctTAAATTCTTAATGTAATTTGTGCTCTCAAAAACATCTCCATTCAGAACACCTATGCTGCAGGTCCTCAATAGTCTCATGCAGTTTATGACTACTATACTGGACAGGGAATATCTGTAGGCCACAAACAGAAATTGTCCAAACAGCCTACCTGTTCATAACTGTAGTAAACTATTATTTAGCTGAAATAGCTATACACACAAATTAAACTTCAGGTTTGAACAGAAAAGTCCCTCTTTGAGAAACAATGATCTCTAGTATTATTGAAAACaattacaggttttttttccttcgtttttccattaaaaagtttTTCAGTACTTATTGCTACCATTTCACTAATCATGTTAATGAGTTGTGGGGTATTAATCAGTAGTTTTCTGCTAAAAGAAGGAAAACGAACACCACTTGACCCTAAACATTTTCATCTTGATTAtcttttttctaataattcttATATTGTTTctcagagcattttttttaaaaattcaacatagaatcattatttgcaaatatccaaGCGCTACTACATATCAGCTAAGAACCCTACATTAGCAATGTACAAATGTGTCAAGAGTAGTATAGagcttatagcagcattatttacaatagccaaattatggaaacagttcAAGTATCTATCCATAAATGAAGgaacacacaatggaatagtattcagccattaaaaaatgaaatcttgtcaatttcaatgacatggatggggCTACAGAGTATAATAACTCATTCAGTGAAAGACTAACACAGtgtcatttcactcatatgtggaatataagaaaaaaatgagcaaagaaaaaaagaaatcaaaggaaaaaagaaaggagaaggggagacaaacctagaaacagattcttaattatagagaacaaactgatggttaccaaagaggAGGTTGGTGAGGGATGGATTAAATAAATGAGatggattaaggagtgcatttgtgacaagatggaattgttgaattactacattgtacacctgaaagtaatattacactgtatgttcactatgttggaattagaatttttaaaaagagccatataaataaaattggttACTCTTTCATAGGCAAAATGTTGTCTTTTTATCAatggttttcaaaaataattagatCCTAATATAGGGAGAGAAGTATAAAGTGGggactttgtttcttctttaccCACTGCTCTATTCCTATTAAATCAGACAAgctctaatttttctcttttatgtgtaTGTTCCACACTGTAAGATTGTTTTagcaaaaatcaataaagacaaaagcactttttattaaataaaagaacaagtgaatgaataaatattcttGAGCAAGTGACATAAAGTTGTTTCACCATTAACTCTGAGTTTAAGAGTAATAGCAAAACAAGTATATCATCCTTCAGTGAGTGATTGTATGGTGTGGCATACAAAATTCTTGAGGATGTTCTTCCAGTAAGCtgatatttttgagattcatgaATGAGGTGGGTCTTCCTTAGGACCCAAATGTAAAGAATACTTTCTCAAAGCAACCTATAACCCCAGGAAACATTGGATAAAGAGGTAAATTACATGGTGAGATGTGACTGATTTGTCTTGATTTTGTCCATGGCTGCATCAGAATGTTTTAAACAAACCaactatttattttctgtgtccAACTTCCCCTCTCATACCCATGTCTTTTTAGTGTGACCTACAGAGATATGGAGTGGGGCAATTATTCCATGTATGCTGACTTTGTTCTCCTGGGCTTATTCAGCAATACCCGTTTTCCCTGGCTTCTCTTTGCCCTCATCCTTTTGGTCTTTGTCATCTCCATAGCCAGCAACACCATCATGATCATTCTCATCCATATGGACTCTCGcctccacacccccatgtactaCTTGCTCAGccagctctccctcatggatatCTTGTACATTTCTACCATTGTGCCAAAGATGCTGGTTGGCCAGATGATGGGCCAGAGGGCCATATCCTTTGCAGGATGCACTGCCCAGCACTTCCTTTACTTGACCTTGGCAGGGGCTGAGTTCTTCCTCCTAGGACTAATGTCTTATGACCGCTATGTAGCCATCTGCAGCCCATTGCGCTATCCTGTCCTCATGAGCCGAAAGGTCTGCTTGTTGATTGTGGTGGCAGCCTGGCTGGGAGGGTCCATAGATGGATTCCTGCTCACTCCAGTGACAATGCAGTTCCCTTTCTGTGCCTCTCGAGAAATCAACCACTTCTTCTGTGAGGTCCCTGCCCTTCTGAAGCTCTCCTGTACTGACACATCAACCTATGAGACAGCCATGTATGTCTGCTGCATCATGATGCTCCTCATCCCTTTCTCTGTCATCTCAGCCTCTTATACAAGGATTCTCATCACTGTTTATAGGATGAGTGAAGCAGAGGGAAGGCGAAAGGCAGTGGCCACTTGCTCTTCACACATGGTGGTGGTCAGCCTCTTCTATGGTGCCGCCATGTACACCTATGTGCTGCCTCATTCTTACCATACCCCTGAGAAGGACAAAGCTGTGTCTGCCTTCTATACCATTCTCACTCCCTTGCTCAACCCACTCATCTATAGTCTCAGGAACAAAGATGTTACAGGAGCTCTAAAGAAAGCTCTGGGCAGGTGTTTGTCCTCAGGAACTATATCCACCTTTTAAAGAAATGGCATTTACCTCTTTagatttgaagaaaataatacaaaactttATCATTGCCTTTGGATTTGCTTATTGGAAACATAAATAAGCAAAGGTGGAGGTATTCTTGGGATTTGGAAAGCAGACTGTGGGATTTTGAGAACTTGGTCATTTTTGAGAAGTATAAGGGCTCTGAACAGTGGATGGGTTGAGATGGAGTGGGAATAAAGTTGGGTTTTCACTAGTCACCTATCTGCTTTCCACAAAGCATGCATGCCTTTGGAAATATGCAGTTGTCCTTTTCTTGCAAAGGTCAATTGTGGCAAAGGAAATGCTTATCTTCAGCTATTCCTCTGACTTTTCAGCTATTCTTCTGATTTTTCCACCACCACCAATTACTCTTTGAGATACTTAACAAATTGACCACTTCA
This genomic interval from Neovison vison isolate M4711 chromosome 1, ASM_NN_V1, whole genome shotgun sequence contains the following:
- the LOC122900637 gene encoding olfactory receptor 2T27, producing the protein MEWGNYSMYADFVLLGLFSNTRFPWLLFALILLVFVISIASNTIMIILIHMDSRLHTPMYYLLSQLSLMDILYISTIVPKMLVGQMMGQRAISFAGCTAQHFLYLTLAGAEFFLLGLMSYDRYVAICSPLRYPVLMSRKVCLLIVVAAWLGGSIDGFLLTPVTMQFPFCASREINHFFCEVPALLKLSCTDTSTYETAMYVCCIMMLLIPFSVISASYTRILITVYRMSEAEGRRKAVATCSSHMVVVSLFYGAAMYTYVLPHSYHTPEKDKAVSAFYTILTPLLNPLIYSLRNKDVTGALKKALGRCLSSGTISTF